The genomic interval GGCATTTTAGAGGGAGCTAAGAACCAccagggaggagggcatggcaacccactccagtactcttgcctggagaatctccatggacagaggagcctggcaggctacagtccatggggtcacaaagagtcagacacagctgagtgactaagcaccgcACAGGAGCCACCAGAAAACTTGAATTTTAACATTCAACGTGATTctattcctttgtttctttgtggCATTTCTGGAACAATCAAATACACATCTTTGTAAATCACTGTGGGTCCAAACTGCACACAGAATAAATAGCAGAAGAAAACCATCCACTGAATAACCTCACACAACGTTGTTTAAGATAACATGGGAGATCTTAGCGAGGTGGCAGTGGTCGCAGTTGCTCTCCGGCCTTCGCTTATGCCGCCCAAGGACgacaagaagaagaaagatgCCGGAAAGTCGGCCAAGAAAGACAAAGATCCAGTGAACAAATCTGGCGGCAAGGCCAAAAAGAAGAAGTGGTCCAAAGGCAAAGTTCGGGACAAGCTCAATAACCTAGTCTTGTTTGACAAAGCAACATATGACAAACTCTGTAAAGAAGTTCCCAACTATAAGCTTATAACTCCAGCTGTCGTCTCTGAGAGACTGAAGATTCGTGGTTCCCTGGCCAGAGCAGCCCTTCAGGAACTCCTTAGTAAAGGACTTATTAAACTGGTTTCAAAGCACAGAGCTCAAGTGATTTACACCAGAAACACCGAGGGTGGAGATGCCCCAGCTGCTGGTGAAGATGCATGAACAGGTCCCACCaggtgtacattttaaaaaataaaactttattaaatcaaaaaaaaaaaaaaaaaaaaaaaagataacatggGAGAGTACTCACTGGCTGAGGTCATAAAATGAAGTGCTAACTCATTGACCAAAGGTTACTGTAGAGTATGCCAGGCTAGCTCTCACTGGCTGAGAAGGCACAGTAGCAGTCCAAGCATAGAAAAAAGTACTATTATGGTACCAAAATCAatttatgcatatttttaaagaaaaatatttcagagatgaattaaaacaaataattgcTGTTCTGGCAATGCTGTTGTTATTGtctggtcactcagtcatgtttgactctttgtgagccgTGGGCTgtaatgcttcaggctcctctgtccatgggatttcccaggcaagaatactggagtgggttaccatttccttctccaggggattttcttgacccagggatcgaacccaagtcttctgcattgacaggcaagttctttaccactgagccacctgggaagcccggcagTGTTATGCTTTATCACAGATTTCTGTGATCAAGCATGATATTTCAGTAGGATCCTGTGGGGAATTTGTATATGACCTGCTTTAATTGCTTAATGGGTAGGAGTATTACTGTCCCTCCATCTCAAATTATAAACACTGTATAGACAGAAACACTGTTTTATAGGTATATTTAACATAGCTTCAATTTGGGTATGTAGCAGAGGTGAGAAAATACCAGCATATAactaatatttgctgaattaaggCTAGCAGGAGAGAATTAAGTAAAAGAGGCAAAAGTTCATCTCAGAGTCCAACACCTATGTGAAGCTGAGGTTCCCTAACCTCAGCACTGTTGCCATTTTGGACCAGATAATCCTTTGTTGTGGAAGGCTGTTGTGTGTATTATTGGATGTTTAATAACATCCCTAGACACCAGCAGCACCACCACCCCTAATGTGACAACCAaaactgtctccagacattgccaagtgTCCCCTAGGATGGAGAGAGATTGCCCTTGGTTGAGACTGCTGCATTTAATCTATCTCATTGCTTCTCTTTCATTCACCAGATTCTGGTCTGGGCCACAGAAGGCAACTCTCTAGGTCAAGCAGGATATGTCTTCATGTTAGGAGAGAACACACAATTATAGTTAAACTCCAGGTATAACTTGGTACAAATTTATTTATACTCACCTATCTCTGCTGCTCTAACAAAACACTGGGCAACTTGTAAAACTATTTATGCATAAGTATAGAACAGAAAgatgaaaactagaaaaaaaaaactggatttaTTGGGGGTAGTCAAGCAATAtggcaggtgaattatttatTCATGCTTGGCAGGACCCTTTGTGGTCTCAAGCTTCAGGTGGCTAGACAAGTCCCTCAGCTCCATGACCAGGTGACCAAGGAGAACTCTCATATCCTGTATCTGCTTGAGGAGAACACTCATCTGGTGATACAGATGAGGGTCTGGGCCTTGCGGAGGGGAAAAGGAGTCTGCATCCTTAGAAGAAGGGGTAGGATGTGGAGGCAGTGGCCCAGGGGGCTTTGTAGAAGTAGTTTCTGGAGCATCTGGTTTCTGAGGAGCTGGAGTCAAGATAGTGGGTGCAGCGGAACTGGAGGGACCTGGATTAGGGGGCAGGAGACACAGACAAGAGTGAAGTCCGACTCTCGTCCTACCCTCATGCTCCTGGCCAATCTTTCTTATTCTCTGAAAGTAGCTTTGGAGACCAATGGCGGCAAAAACTTGAGGACTCTGGTCCAAATTCCAATCTGAAGAAGTCTGAATTTCTTCTGCTTAAAAATCCTCCACAGGGAGGCCTTATCATTAAAAAAGACTATGGATATTAGCCAGTCCTCCTCTTTGAATTGAATTTCTTACAACAGACATGTTGTACAACAGGTAACTGGTCCTAGGTCAATCTCTTATtgtacatgcatgcgtgctaagtctctccagttgtgtctgactctttgcgaccccatggactgtggcctgccaggctcctctgtccatgggattctccaggcaagaatcctggagtgcattgccatgccttTCTACACTAATGTACATGACATTAGTATAGTTCCTTATACTGTGCCAGCCTTCAGTGTTTTGAGGACACCTCTGCAGGCCCCATGAGTCACTTCCTCTTCAAGATGAGCATCTCCCATCCCTTCCATTATTTTCCTTATGGCATGACTTGAGCGTCCTCCTTACCCTAGACACCTCCTGTGGGTATATTTCAGGTCAAATGCAGCCTTCTAAATGGAGATTCCTAGAATTGAATATAAACTCCAGCCTACTTCATCCTCACTCTAGAAACTCTGTTCCTACAAATGCCCAGAGTTCATGAAGGGAGTGTCAAGTCTACAGGGCAGTAGCTGTGGAGCTGACTCAGGTCTTGGTTTGGTGAGTTGCACACCACGGTCTGAGGGAGAAGTTCCCTATCTGTGCTTTTTTCCACCACCAGGGACACTGGCTTATTGCTCTTGCCACCTGTGTGTCCTTTCTTAACCTGC from Dama dama isolate Ldn47 chromosome 20, ASM3311817v1, whole genome shotgun sequence carries:
- the LOC133040500 gene encoding small ribosomal subunit protein eS25-like produces the protein MPPKDDKKKKDAGKSAKKDKDPVNKSGGKAKKKKWSKGKVRDKLNNLVLFDKATYDKLCKEVPNYKLITPAVVSERLKIRGSLARAALQELLSKGLIKLVSKHRAQVIYTRNTEGGDAPAAGEDA